Proteins found in one Geomonas subterranea genomic segment:
- the hpnK gene encoding hopanoid biosynthesis-associated protein HpnK has translation MKEIILNADDFGLSAGANRGIIRAWQEGMLTSTSLMAGGDAFEEAAAFARANPALQVGLHLTLVQGSAVLPQQGLPALTGAAGEFTDDAVLAGMRYFFLKGLRKKLRLEIDAQLARCRDAGVELSHVDGHLNIHMHPVVFDILCELMPAYGIKSFRLTRENLRANLALDRTRVVGKCADAFIFARLAERCRPRLQRLGIRYAGEVKGLLNSGHMTEEYLVRALDGVGEGLTEIYFHPGCHPCSTLTRRMPDYQHEAELAALTSPRVRQKLEQAGITLRNYRGEEKTYV, from the coding sequence ATGAAAGAGATAATACTTAACGCCGACGACTTCGGCCTGAGCGCCGGGGCGAACCGCGGCATCATCAGGGCGTGGCAGGAGGGGATGCTCACCAGCACGTCGCTCATGGCGGGAGGAGACGCCTTCGAGGAGGCGGCTGCCTTCGCGCGCGCGAACCCCGCCCTGCAGGTCGGGCTGCACCTCACCCTGGTGCAGGGAAGCGCGGTCCTGCCGCAGCAGGGACTGCCCGCCCTTACCGGCGCGGCGGGAGAGTTCACCGACGACGCGGTGCTGGCGGGGATGCGCTATTTCTTCCTGAAGGGACTGAGAAAAAAGCTCCGCCTGGAGATCGACGCGCAACTGGCGAGATGCCGCGACGCGGGTGTCGAGCTTTCCCACGTCGACGGTCATCTAAACATCCACATGCACCCGGTGGTGTTCGACATCCTGTGCGAACTGATGCCTGCCTACGGCATCAAGAGCTTTCGGCTCACCAGGGAAAACCTGCGGGCGAACCTGGCGCTGGACCGCACGAGGGTGGTGGGGAAGTGCGCCGACGCCTTCATCTTCGCCCGGCTCGCTGAGCGTTGCCGGCCACGACTGCAGCGGCTCGGCATCCGCTACGCAGGCGAGGTGAAGGGGCTGCTGAATTCCGGCCACATGACCGAGGAGTACCTCGTGCGGGCGCTGGACGGGGTGGGGGAGGGGCTCACGGAGATCTACTTCCATCCCGGCTGTCATCCCTGCTCCACGCTTACGCGCCGGATGCCTGATTACCAGCACGAGGCGGAGCTCGCGGCGCTCACGAGCCCGCGGGTGCGGCAGAAATTGGAGCAGGCCGGCATCACGTTGAGAAACTATCGGGGAGAGGAAAAGACGTATGTTTAA
- a CDS encoding EamA family transporter has protein sequence MFKTVVVMLAAVTAGTIGDLLLASGMKELGDISTMNLRGILRVAVQALTTPKLVFGTAMLAVFFFLWLAVLSWEDLSVALPMQALNYILVAFLSQYFLHEVVSPLRWAGTVLVAIGVIMITKSSGA, from the coding sequence ATGTTTAAGACCGTAGTGGTCATGCTGGCCGCGGTGACCGCGGGTACCATCGGCGACCTGCTGCTGGCCAGCGGGATGAAGGAGCTGGGAGACATCTCCACCATGAACCTCAGGGGTATCCTGAGGGTCGCCGTGCAGGCACTCACCACCCCGAAGCTCGTCTTCGGCACCGCGATGCTGGCGGTTTTCTTTTTTCTCTGGCTTGCGGTCCTCTCCTGGGAGGACCTCTCCGTCGCCCTGCCCATGCAGGCCCTGAACTACATACTGGTCGCCTTCCTGTCCCAGTACTTCCTGCACGAGGTGGTGAGTCCGCTGCGCTGGGCAGGGACCGTGCTGGTCGCCATCGGCGTCATCATGATCACCAAAAGTAGCGGGGCCTAG
- a CDS encoding DUF3108 domain-containing protein: MKISALLSFFAVLVVSALPARAMSPNEKLVYEVSWTGIKAGTTTQELSTKGNELHIVTTTRSTPWLDTFFRVEDRAESVVVRGSGDRFGFPRYFRNKISEGSHRRLKEARFDQQKLKVESKDLLHKTQRVDDISATTYDPLSVVYYVRTLDLVPGRSLFVDIYDCKKLWNTEVKVLKREEVETPVGRFKTIVVQPMMKADGFFARTGDVKVWLTDDALRIPVMVSTKVKIGKIKAVLVGGSYWPQTAQKE, from the coding sequence ATGAAAATTTCAGCCTTATTGTCCTTTTTCGCAGTTCTCGTCGTTTCCGCCCTTCCGGCCCGCGCCATGAGCCCCAACGAGAAGCTGGTCTACGAGGTGAGCTGGACCGGGATCAAGGCCGGGACCACGACCCAGGAGCTCAGCACCAAGGGGAACGAACTCCACATCGTCACCACTACCCGCTCCACGCCATGGCTGGACACTTTCTTCCGGGTGGAAGACCGTGCCGAGTCCGTGGTCGTTCGCGGCAGCGGCGACCGCTTCGGTTTCCCCAGGTACTTCCGCAACAAGATCAGCGAGGGGAGTCACCGGCGCCTCAAGGAGGCCAGGTTCGACCAGCAGAAGCTGAAGGTCGAGTCGAAGGATCTCCTGCACAAGACCCAGCGCGTCGACGACATCAGCGCGACCACCTACGATCCTCTTTCTGTTGTCTACTACGTCCGGACCCTGGACCTCGTGCCGGGACGTTCGCTGTTCGTGGACATCTACGATTGCAAGAAGCTGTGGAACACCGAGGTGAAGGTGCTCAAGCGGGAGGAGGTCGAGACGCCAGTGGGGCGGTTCAAGACCATCGTGGTGCAGCCGATGATGAAAGCCGACGGTTTCTTCGCCCGCACCGGTGACGTCAAAGTCTGGCTGACGGACGACGCGCTCAGGATCCCGGTCATGGTTTCGACCAAGGTGAAGATCGGCAAGATCAAGGCGGTCCTCGTCGGCGGGAGCTACTGGCCCCAGACGGCGCAAAAAGAATAA
- the asnS gene encoding asparagine--tRNA ligase: MTARTKVKQALDEGKAGSTILVKGWARTVRNSKEVTFIALNDGSCLSGIQVVVEPDLPNFAEVTAIGTGSALAVTGLLQESPAAGQALELKAQQIEVVGGADQEYPMQKKRHTFEYLRTIAHLRVRSNTFGAVFRVRSALAQEVHRFFAERGFLYVHTPIITSNDCEGAGELFRVTTLDLAHPPLVNGAVDFSRDFFATATGLTVSGQLEGELFAQAFSDIYTFGPTFRAENSNTARHAAEFWMIEPEMAFADLADDADLAEAFFKRLCRFALDHCDDDMKFFNAQIDKGLIQRIEGVAQASFARMEYGEAIERLKKAPVSFQFPVEWGLDLQSEHERYLTEQVVGGPVFILNYPKEIKAFYMRQNDDGKTVAAMDLLVPKVGEIIGGSQREERLELLEQRMLETGIAPESLSWYLDTRRWGSTPHAGFGLGFERLIMYLTGMENIRDVIPFPRTPRHAEF; the protein is encoded by the coding sequence ATGACTGCTAGGACCAAGGTGAAACAGGCTCTGGACGAAGGTAAAGCCGGCAGCACCATCCTCGTCAAGGGGTGGGCGCGCACGGTACGAAACAGCAAGGAAGTCACCTTCATCGCCCTCAACGACGGCTCGTGCCTCTCCGGAATCCAGGTGGTTGTCGAGCCGGATCTCCCGAATTTTGCCGAAGTGACCGCTATCGGCACCGGCAGCGCGCTTGCGGTGACCGGGCTGTTGCAGGAGTCGCCGGCCGCCGGGCAGGCCCTGGAGCTGAAGGCGCAGCAGATCGAGGTGGTCGGCGGGGCGGATCAGGAATACCCGATGCAGAAGAAGCGGCATACCTTCGAGTACCTGCGCACCATCGCGCATCTCAGGGTGCGCAGCAACACCTTCGGTGCGGTGTTCCGGGTGCGCTCGGCGCTGGCCCAGGAGGTGCACCGCTTCTTCGCCGAGCGCGGCTTTCTCTACGTGCACACCCCGATCATCACCTCCAACGACTGCGAGGGGGCCGGGGAGCTGTTCCGGGTAACCACGCTCGACCTCGCCCACCCTCCGCTGGTGAACGGCGCGGTCGATTTCTCCAGGGACTTCTTCGCCACCGCCACCGGGCTCACCGTGAGCGGGCAGTTGGAGGGGGAGCTCTTCGCCCAGGCCTTCTCCGACATCTATACCTTCGGGCCGACCTTCCGGGCCGAGAACTCGAACACCGCCCGCCATGCGGCCGAGTTCTGGATGATCGAACCGGAGATGGCCTTTGCCGACCTCGCCGACGACGCGGACCTGGCGGAGGCCTTCTTCAAGAGGTTGTGCCGCTTCGCGCTGGACCACTGCGACGACGACATGAAATTCTTCAATGCGCAGATCGACAAGGGACTGATCCAGAGGATCGAAGGAGTGGCGCAGGCATCGTTCGCACGCATGGAGTACGGCGAGGCGATCGAACGGCTCAAGAAGGCGCCGGTATCGTTCCAGTTCCCCGTTGAGTGGGGGCTCGACCTGCAATCCGAGCACGAGCGCTATCTGACCGAGCAGGTAGTGGGCGGCCCGGTCTTCATCCTCAACTATCCCAAAGAGATCAAGGCGTTCTACATGAGGCAGAACGACGACGGCAAGACCGTCGCAGCCATGGATCTCCTGGTCCCCAAGGTGGGGGAGATCATCGGCGGGAGTCAGCGCGAGGAGCGCCTGGAGCTTTTGGAACAGCGCATGCTGGAAACGGGGATCGCACCGGAGTCGCTCTCCTGGTACCTCGACACCAGGCGCTGGGGCTCGACGCCGCACGCCGGTTTCGGGCTCGGCTTCGAGAGGCTGATCATGTACCTCACCGGGATGGAGAACATCAGGGACGTCATCCCCTTCCCCAGGACGCCGAGGCACGCGGAATTCTGA
- a CDS encoding S41 family peptidase encodes MFRIIHAILLFALLLLPAYSHAAAAFGGVGIDGVPRADGTIVVRQLVAGGPAHLAGIKAGDIITQVDSTPTAGSDFKFIVERRLRGRAGAPVLILVRRPGNPKTLSFKMVRRQLKVTGSKNEQKGE; translated from the coding sequence ATGTTCAGGATCATTCATGCCATACTGCTCTTCGCCCTGTTGCTGCTGCCGGCCTACAGTCATGCTGCCGCCGCTTTCGGCGGGGTGGGGATCGACGGCGTGCCACGGGCCGACGGCACCATCGTGGTGCGGCAGCTGGTCGCAGGGGGGCCGGCGCATCTGGCCGGAATAAAGGCAGGCGACATCATCACCCAGGTGGACAGCACGCCGACCGCCGGGAGTGACTTCAAATTTATCGTCGAGCGGCGGTTGCGCGGGCGTGCCGGGGCCCCGGTGCTGATCCTGGTGCGGCGTCCGGGAAATCCCAAGACGTTGAGCTTCAAGATGGTCCGGCGGCAGCTCAAAGTAACCGGCAGTAAAAACGAACAAAAGGGGGAGTAA
- a CDS encoding glutaredoxin domain-containing protein, producing MRILLTAILALSLLAPIAGRAEQLPQSPLGSHSVQTKYPKIVLFSTSWCPHCRAAKEYFTRNNIPFINRDVELDSAAMELVTGKYKSQGVPVIVIGEDAKVLKGFDQARFEKALDEVRKKK from the coding sequence ATGCGCATCCTGCTTACCGCAATCCTGGCTTTATCCCTTTTAGCTCCAATCGCTGGACGGGCCGAACAGCTCCCGCAGAGCCCGCTCGGAAGCCACAGCGTCCAGACCAAATATCCGAAGATCGTTCTTTTCTCCACGTCCTGGTGTCCGCATTGCCGGGCTGCCAAGGAGTACTTCACCAGGAACAACATCCCCTTCATCAACAGGGATGTCGAGTTGGACAGTGCCGCCATGGAACTGGTCACCGGAAAGTACAAAAGCCAAGGTGTTCCCGTCATCGTGATAGGGGAGGACGCCAAAGTACTGAAGGGATTCGACCAGGCGCGTTTCGAAAAGGCGCTGGACGAGGTACGCAAGAAGAAATAA